One stretch of Cryptococcus neoformans var. neoformans B-3501A chromosome 5, whole genome shotgun sequence DNA includes these proteins:
- a CDS encoding hypothetical protein (HMMPfam hit to Thaumatin, Thaumatin family, score: 135.3, E(): 1.3e-37), which translates to MPPLLPSLLLPLLLIPSPFARQITVKNSCSSTIWPGMHTGGSFIPDQATGWELAAGGQTEFTVPEDWTAGRIWARTGCVVQDGVFQCLTGQCGSGENGDITCENSDQPPATLAEFTLIPGKEDNYDISLVDGFNIPLNIIPSISTCPQPQCQVNINVLCPPLLRTSLDQKGVNLGCIAPCNRGFGQELYGNRACCTDNCNTSYAYAYDEKSHTALWTCGGSPDYIVEFCPAGSDYIGAKEASTKYVNATATCSSMATTFSTAFSVGPSPTSIATIGELDVVATVATGVDGAAAIQIDETSAASSGATTIATTVTATQTAAGIVAQAMSSSVATAITAPVQTSVVIAAQSSVVNAAHYLEPEMDLVAETTLTTPTIVPSSDGSEFIAVQATSAAEGQGYTSVEIFTVYGGSTLYEVIHGVDGSGSEATNTAGSVIATQASQTDSAWVAAERTGTEPGDDMPWSGHRWGEGNWLSAVPTGASDNSHKKRIGILRTITTSSASISTSVHAIPSCGGLHRPRMGVPGGHSSVASRKESLI; encoded by the exons ATGccccctcttcttccctctctcctccttccccttctcttaATCCCATCCCCCTTTGCCCGACAGATCACCGTCAAGAACTCATGCTCGTCCACTATTTGGCCAGGTATGCACACCGGCGGAAGTTTCATACCCGACCAAGCGACAGGTTGGGAACTTGCGGCTGGCGGCCAGACTGAATTCACCGTGCCAGAAGATTGGACAGCAGGACGGATCTGGGCTAGGACTGGGTGTGTCGTTCAGGATGGTGTTTTCCAATGTTTGACTGGCCAGTGTGGTTCAGGGGAAAATGGGGACATCACTTGTGAAAATTCAGATCAGCCACCGGCAACTTTGG CCGAATTCACTCTTATTCCcgggaaggaagacaaCTATGACATCTCTCTCGTTGATGGCTTCAATATTCCGCTCAACATCATCCCATCCATTTCCACCTGCCCCCAACCGCAATGCCAAGTAAATATCAACGTCCTCTGTCCGCCTTTGTTGAGGACATCACTTGATCAGAAGGGGGTAAATCTAGGTTGTATTGCCCCTTGTAATAGGGGGTTCGGTCAGGAGCTCTATGGCAATAGAGCATGCTGCACTG ATAACTGCAATACTTCCTACGCGTATGCCTACGACGAGAAATCCCACACAGCCCTGTGGACATGCGGTGGTTCTCCAGACTATATTGTTGAGTTTTGTCCTGCGGGTTCCGACTATATTGGCGCAAAAGAAGCGTCAACCAAATATGTAAATGCCACCGCGACGTGTTCGAGTATGGCCACTACATTTAGCACGGCATTTAGTGTCGGTCCAAGCCCGACAAGTATCGCAACGATAGGGGAGCTGGATGTTGTTGCAACAGTTGCAACCGGGGTGGACGGGGCTGCTGCTATCCAAATTGACGAGACAAGTGCGGCGAGTAGCGGCGCAACGACAATTGCTACTACTGTCACCGCTACTCAGACGGCTGCAGGCATTGTAGCACAGGCTATGTCGAGCTCGGTCGCGACAGCGATTACTGCGCCGGTCCAGACTTCTGTTGTTATCGCCGCTCAGTCTTCCGTTGTGAACGCAGCCCATTACCTAGAGCCAGAGATGGACTTGGTCGCTGAAACAACGTTGACCACGCCTACCATAGTCCCATCGTCCGATGGTTCTGAGTTCATAGCTGTTCAGGCTACATCTGCGGCAGAGGGGCAAGGTTACACCAGCGTAGAAATCTTCACAGTGTATGGCGGTTCCACATTATACGAGGTCATCCATGGTGTAGATGGAAGCGGTTCAGAGGCGACAAACACTGCAGGTTCAGTGATTGCTACGCAGGCGTCACAGACGGATTCGGCTTGGGTAGCGGCGGAAAGGACAGGTACCGAGCCTGGAGACGACATGCCTTGGAGTGGACATCgatggggagaaggaaattggCTGAGCGCTGTACCGACCGGAGCGAGTGATAATTCCCATAAGAAAAGA ATAGGGATACTAAGAACAATAACAACGTCCTCGGCATCGATTTCCACTTCCGTGCATGCCATACCGTCTT GCGGCGGTCTTCACCGTCCTCGAATGGGTGTGCCCGGCGGCCATTCATCAGTCGCCAGCAGGAAAGAAAGCTTAATCTAG
- a CDS encoding hypothetical protein (HMMPfam hit to DSBA, DSBA-like thioredoxin domain, score: 61.3, E(): 2.6e-15), protein MKIDVTSDVICPFCLIGVKQLLAAIDKYKVTHPDAEFNIRFLPYELNSGLTEEPIPRKQFYVTKFGEEKAAQILSMLPAKYEAVGCKCDLSGNISSTQLAHRLQTYALCHRPSAQLPLVLDIFTGFHSEAKHPSDKPWLTSLAVKHGIFPDEKAAREWLDGKQCDKEVKKAYGTARDLGVTGVPFFVFQDKYAASGAMGTEEFVRLLEEIDQREKVFSEKSAPALKSGETCTNEGLYSFVQNNGC, encoded by the exons ATGAAGATCGATGTCACA TCAGATGTGATCTGCCCTTTCTGCTTGATTGGTGTCAAGCAATTACTGGCCG CCATTGACAAGTACAAGGTCACCCATCCCGATGCTGAATTCAACATTCGTTTCCTTCCTTATGAACTCAACTCCGGCTTGACAGAAGAACCTATTCCACGAAAACAGTTTTATGTTACCAagtttggagaagagaaggctgCGCAGATTTTGTCCATGTTACCAGCCAAGTACGAGGCTGTGGGATGCAAATG CGATCTCTCTGGCAacatctcctccacccaACTCGCCCATCGTCTTCAAACCTACGCACTTTGTCACCGCCCTTCTGCCCAATTACCTCTTGTCCTCGACATTTTTACCGGCTTCCATTCTGAGGCTAAGCACCCATCTGACAAACCATGGCTCACCTCTTTGGCTGTCAAGCACGGTATTTTCCCTGATGAGAAGGCCGCGAGGGAGTGGCTGGACGGGAAACAGTGTGATAAAGAGGTGAAAAAGGCTTATGGGACCGCGAGGGATTTGGGTGTAACGGGTGTACCCTTCTTCGTGTTCCAAGACAAGTACGCCGCGTCTGGTGCTATGGGGACGGAGGAGTTTGTTCGC TTgctggaagagattgaCCAACGAGAAAAAGTTTTCAGCGAAAAGTCTGCGCCTGCTTTGAAAAGTGGCGAAACGTGTACCAACGAGGGTCTTTACTCTTTTGTTCAGAATAATGGTTGTTGA
- a CDS encoding hypothetical protein (Match to EST gb|CF189529.1|CF189529; HMMPfam hit to Peptidase_S10, Serine carboxypeptidase, score: 323.1, E(): 3.9e-94) encodes MSGNVACARVRSQSSTFSPLETRDGDEQESSSSDSQHGSSKRGPQRRATDLPSAADLYVPSLPGLPEMATHPTHPLNIYAGMLPSYPGEGKVGGEGQTGKDAKLYFLMAKARRNAGKERVIFWFNGGPGCSSFDGSLMEVGPFRTVPATETTSGMVEAKLVEGGWEEFATVVFVDQPPGTGYSYAATDGYLHDFDELSAHFIEFLQNFYTVFPELKGVDTYLAGESFAGQYIPFFADALIKSIELPNFPLKGIAIGNGWIDPKEQYPGYVEFAYEKGLIVSGTPEAEEMESALKRCQEEMDKYSDPFTTPVNINNCGQVMDSVTRPFTQELNGKKVCMNVYDVRLVDDFPACGMNWPPDLPDVYTFLRQDDVISALHATSKETAWVECNNKVSYELNLKKSHMSAALLPSILEAGVPILMFAGAEDLICNYKGIERIVNGLEWDGEKGFGNATSQEWYFNGTQVGTWQTSRGLSYAKIFDSSHMVGFDVPHVSNDMIMRFMDVDVSLLPGMTAQWPSRIGDDERTMIHVGDGESGGVPLIEGGNTDWEAWYNAIFAFLVLGILVSIAGLYFYFRRKPVSYRSRISLKQRSRRRRGHDMDEDEAAERMPLGSERLELDDIERAEGYEFHDGDGERYSREGKGKGKERAKDGEEVVFALGDDDEDDHH; translated from the exons ATGTCAGGAAACGTGGCTTGTGCGCGCGTGAGATCGCAGTCCTCGACATTTTCACCTCTTGAGACTAGAGACGGTGATGAGCAAGAATCAAGCTCGTCGGATTCTCAGCATGGAAGTAGCA AACGTGGACCCCAACGGCGAGCGACAG ACCTGCCGTCAGCCGCCGACCTTTATGTGCCTTCACTACCAGGTCTCCCTGAGATGGCCACGCACCCAACGCATCCGCTGAATATATATGCTGGCATGCTGCCTTCGTATCCTGGAGAGGGCAAGGTTGGAGGTGAAGGCCAGACTGGGAAAGATGCCAAACTCTA CTTTTTGATGGCTAAAGCGCGGCGTAACGCTGGTAAAGAACGTGTCATCTTCTGGTTCAACGGAGGTCCTGGCTGTTCCTCTTTCGATGGCTCTCTCATGGAAGTCGGTCCATTCCGAACTGTTCCCGCCACCGAGACGACAAGCGGCATGGTTGAAGCCAAGCTTGTAGAAggtggatgggaagagTTTGCGACTGTTGTCTTTGTGGATCAACCACCGGGCACTGGATACTCTTATGCGGCAACAGATGGGTATCTGCATGATTTCGATGAG CTCTCTGCGCACTTCATCGAGTTCTTGCAGAATTTCTATACCGTTTTCCCAGAGCTGAAAGGTGTCGACACCTATCTTGCAGGAGAGTCCTTTGCTGGGCAATacatccccttctttgccGACGCATTGATCAAGTCTATTGAGCTTCCAAACTTCCCTCTCAAAGGTATCGCCATCGGTAATGGGTGGATCGATCCTAAAGAGCAATATCCGGGATATGTCGAGTTTGCTTATGAGAAGGGCTTGATAGTCTCCGGAACTCCG gaagcagaagagatggaatcTGCGCTGAAACGTTGtcaggaagagatggacaAGTACTCGGATCCATTTACAACACCCGTAAATATCAATAACTGTGGGCAAGTCATGGACTCTGTCACCAGGCCTTTTACCCAAGA ACTGAACGGGAAAAAGGTCTGTATGAATGTGTACGATGTCCGACTAGTTGACGACTTCCCTGCCTGTGGTATGAACTGGCCACCAGACTTGCCCGATGTCTATACTTTCCTTCGT CAAGATGATGTTATATCCGCCCTCCACGCCACATCCAAAGAAACCGCCTGGGTCGAATGCAACAATAAGGTCTCTTACGAACTCAACCTCAAAAAATCACACATGTCAGCTGCCTTACTTCCTAGTATCCTAGAAGCAGGCGTGCCAATTTTGATGTTTGCTGGTGCGGAAGATCTGATATGTAACTATAAGGGGATTGAAAGGATCGTAAACGGTTTAGAATGGGATGGTGAGAAAGGTTTTGGG AATGCTACAAGCCAGGAATGGTATTTTAATGGTACCCAAGTCGGGACATGGCAAACATCTCGAGGCCTCTCATATGCCAAG ATTTTTGACTCGTCACATATGGTCGGCTTTGACGTCCCTCACGTTTCCAACGATATGATTATGCGCTTCATGGATGTTGATGTCTCCCTTCTGCCTGGTATGACTGCTCAATGGCCCTCACGTATAGGCGACGATGAGCGCACCATGATCCATGTTGGTGACGGCGAATCGGGCGGAGTCCCCTTGATCGAGGGTGGCAATACTGACTGGGAGG CCTGGTACAATGCCATTTtcgccttcctcgtccttggTATTCTCGTGTCCATCGCCGGCCTCTATTTCTACTTCCGCCGCAAGCCCGTCTCATATCGTTCCCGTATTTCTCTCAAGCAAAGAAGCAGACGTCGCCGGGGCCATGAtatggatgaagatgaggctGCTGAGCGAATGCCTCTAGGCTCGGAGAGGTTGGAACTGGATGATATTGAGCGGGCGGAGGGGTATGAGTTCCAtgatggggatggtgagAGGTATAGTAGGGAAGgtaaaggaaagggaaaagaacgggcaaaggatggagaagaagtcgtGTTTGCGCTTggggatgacgatgaggatgaccATCATTAA
- a CDS encoding hypothetical protein (HMMPfam hit to RTA1, RTA1 like protein, score: 74.2, E(): 3.3e-19), whose product MPSASDQYSLTSPYDYTPTGWVTILFIVLFSVSGALHLVQATIFKYWIVFPTIAVGVALEIIGWAGRYWSNQNVLYNPPFLMQIITMVTDQKRTDLLSHQCSSVVGWLANLRRVAIKSTADQMCLLAWDYTILGIAIQNLGRQYSILAPKAYVALFVTCDVISLILQAVGGGWAASSEFPVPKSPTNIMVAGIIFQLVSMIIFSLLACDFMYRAWKKKPYQRKLRQVVDEPIGETGSGATEGTEGEKYDEVERSAVVRGWWWVMAGTAICSLMIIIRGVYRSVELVQGWNGYVISREVYQDCLDGIPMFIAVLSINIFHPGFFLPRRRKWGRA is encoded by the exons ATGCCTTCAGCAAGTGATCAATACAGCTTGACCTCACCATACGACTACACTCCCACAGGGTGGgtcaccatcctcttcattgtCCTCTTCTCAGTTTCTGGGGCTCTTCACCTTGTCCAAGCGACAATATTCAAGTACTGGATAGTCTTCCCTACTATAGCCGTCGGTGTTGCTC TTGAGATCATAGGATGGGCAGGACGATACTGGTCTAATCAAAATGTCTTGTACAACCCGCCGTTCTTGATGCAAATCATCAC GATGGTCACTGACCAGAAACGTACAGACTTATTATCGCACCAGTGTTCTTCAGTGGTAGGTTGGCTCGCGAATTTGCGAAGGGTGGCGATAAAGTCAACAGCTGATCAGATGTGTCTCCTAGCATGGGATTATACCATTCTGGGTATCGCTATCCAAAACCTCGGTCGCCAATACTCTATATTAGCACCCAAGGCA TATGTGGCTTTGTTCGTTACTTGCGATGTCATCTCCCTCATTCTCCAGGCCGTCGGTGGTGGATGGGCCGCCTCTTCTGAATTCCCTGTCCCCAAATCGCCTACCAACATCATGGTTGCCGGTatcatcttccagctcGTCAGCATGATCATCTTTTCACTTTTGGCTTGTGACTTTATGTATCGagcttggaagaagaagccttACCAGCGCAAGCTCAGGCAAGTGGTGGATGAGCCTATTGGAGAAACAGGCAGTGGTGCAACTGAGGGGACTGAGGGTGAAAAATACGATGAAGTTGAAAGGAGTGCTGTAGTTAGGGGCTGGTGGTGGGTCATGGCGGGTACAGCGATCTGTAGTCTTATGATTATCATTCGAGGTGTGTATCGATCAGTGGAGCTTGTACAGGGTTGGAACGGATACGTCATTTCTCGTG AGGTTTATCAGGATTGTTTGGACGGTATCCCCATGTTTATCGCTGTTTTGTCCATCAATATCTTCCACCCAggctttttccttcccagACGACGGAAATGGGGTCGAGCTTAG
- a CDS encoding hypothetical protein (HMMPfam hit to Pro_isomerase, Cyclophilin type peptidyl-prolyl cis-trans isomerase, score: 198.4, E(): 1.4e-56) encodes MSVTLHTNLGDIKIELFCESVPRTAENFLALCASGQYDGTLFHRNIRGFMIQGGDPTGTGKGGQSIWGRPFSDEIRQTLRFNNRGMVAMANAGPDTNKSQFFITYAKQPSLDGKYSIFGKVIDGMETLDSMEKTPVNPKSRPLQEIKLLNVTVHANPIADQAKGGLA; translated from the exons ATG TCTGTCACATTACATACCAACCTCGGGGATATCAAG ATCGAACTCTTCTGCGAAAGTGTCCCAAGAACAGCCGAA AACTTCCTGGCACTTTGCGCCTCTGGTCAATATGATGGCACCCTATTCCACAGGAATATTCGAGGATTTATGATCCAAGGAGGAGATCCGACAGGGACAGGAAAGGGTGGGCAGAGTATTTGGGGAAGACCGTTTTCAGACGAGATTAGGCAGACCCTGCGG TTCAACAACAGAGGCATGGTGGCGATGGCCAATGCCGGTCCAGATACGAACAAATCACAA TTTTTCATAACATATGCGAAGCAACCAAGCTTGGACGGGAAATACTCTATTTTTGGCAA AGTAATTGACGGCATGGAGACCCTCGATTCCATGGAAAAGACTCCTGTTAACCCCAAGAGCAGACCGTTACAAGAAATCAAATTGCTCAACGTCACCGTACATGCCAATCCCATAGCAGACCAAGCAAAGGGAGGATTAGCCTAG